From a single Candidatus Baltobacteraceae bacterium genomic region:
- a CDS encoding acyl-CoA dehydrogenase family protein yields the protein MGSSHDANQAPPLQDYNLFSTDRALLDFVERAAPAFDRSEPAVLGELAGDPAMIAAGFDADRNPPELQTHDRFGERIDEVRFHPAWHVLMGVATKHGLHGAPWIERSPHAHLQRAVKFFVWSQVEAGHLCPISMTYAAVPALEHAPTLAPHWISKLAAREYDPRLLPITQKASAICGMGMTERQGGSDVRANETRAARAGTDGEYVLEGHKWFCSAPMSDAFLVLAQADRGLSCFLVPRVLPDGTRNPFALQRLKDKLGNRSNASSEVEFTGTHGWIVGEEGRGVQTIVDMVNGTRLDCVIGSAALLRAALAQAIHHATYRKTFGAALIDHGLMQNVLADLALESEAATALFVRLARAADEAPRDAQAAALKRIGTAVAKYYICKRAPAAAAEALECLGGNGYVEESIIPRLYREAPLNSIWEGCGNINALDVVRILRKQPEAVEALIAEIDPVLGDARLAGVARSLRTDLAEEDVEWRARALVERMALLWQSSLLLQQAPEYVSDAFIASRLEGGSGRTLGTLPIKTTLRAIVDRAAPREISAASPAR from the coding sequence ATGGGATCCTCACACGACGCAAATCAGGCCCCGCCGCTCCAAGACTACAATCTCTTCTCCACCGATCGCGCGCTGCTCGATTTCGTCGAGCGTGCCGCCCCGGCGTTCGATCGCAGCGAGCCTGCCGTCCTCGGAGAGCTTGCGGGCGATCCGGCGATGATCGCCGCCGGTTTCGATGCCGATCGCAATCCGCCGGAATTACAAACGCACGATCGCTTCGGCGAGCGCATCGATGAAGTGCGCTTCCATCCGGCCTGGCATGTGTTGATGGGCGTTGCTACCAAGCACGGCCTGCACGGCGCACCGTGGATCGAGCGCAGTCCGCACGCGCATCTGCAGCGGGCGGTGAAATTTTTCGTGTGGTCGCAAGTGGAAGCCGGACACCTGTGCCCGATCTCGATGACCTACGCCGCGGTGCCCGCGCTCGAGCACGCGCCGACGCTCGCCCCGCATTGGATCTCGAAGCTGGCAGCCCGTGAATACGATCCGCGCCTGCTCCCGATTACGCAAAAAGCGAGCGCGATCTGCGGCATGGGCATGACCGAGCGCCAAGGCGGCAGCGACGTGCGCGCCAACGAAACGCGTGCCGCCCGTGCCGGCACCGACGGCGAGTACGTGCTCGAGGGCCATAAGTGGTTCTGCTCCGCGCCGATGAGCGACGCGTTTCTCGTGCTCGCGCAAGCCGATCGCGGCCTCAGCTGTTTTTTGGTACCGCGCGTCCTACCGGACGGCACGCGAAATCCGTTTGCCCTGCAGCGTCTCAAAGACAAACTCGGAAACCGCAGCAACGCGTCGAGCGAGGTCGAGTTTACCGGCACGCACGGATGGATCGTCGGCGAAGAGGGGCGCGGCGTTCAGACGATCGTCGACATGGTCAACGGCACCCGTCTCGACTGCGTGATCGGCTCGGCCGCGCTTCTGCGCGCGGCATTGGCTCAAGCAATTCATCACGCGACCTATCGCAAGACGTTCGGCGCGGCGCTGATCGACCACGGGCTGATGCAGAACGTGCTGGCCGACCTCGCGCTCGAGTCCGAAGCGGCCACCGCGCTCTTCGTGCGCCTGGCGCGCGCGGCCGACGAGGCGCCGCGCGATGCGCAGGCTGCCGCACTCAAGCGCATCGGCACGGCGGTCGCAAAGTATTACATCTGCAAGCGCGCACCCGCCGCTGCGGCCGAAGCGCTCGAGTGTTTGGGCGGAAACGGCTACGTGGAGGAGTCGATCATCCCGCGCCTCTATCGTGAGGCGCCGCTGAACTCGATCTGGGAAGGTTGCGGAAACATCAACGCGCTCGACGTCGTACGGATTTTGCGCAAGCAGCCCGAGGCCGTGGAGGCACTGATTGCCGAGATCGATCCGGTGCTCGGCGATGCGCGCCTTGCCGGCGTCGCACGTTCGTTGCGCACCGACCTGGCGGAAGAGGACGTCGAGTGGCGCGCACGCGCGCTGGTCGAGCGCATGGCGCTGCTGTGGCAGTCCAGCCTATTGCTGCAACAAGCTCCGGAGTACGTCAGCGATGCCTTCATTGCGAGCCGCCTAGAAGGCGGGAGCGGCCGTACGCTGGGGACGCTGCCGATCAAGACCACGCTGCGCGCGATCGTCGACCGCGCCGCTCCACGCGAGATTTCGGCTGCATCGCCGGCGCGATGA
- a CDS encoding heme o synthase has protein sequence MSAIVDYFALVKPRIIVLLLITTAAAMIMAQRGVPPFALVFWTLLGGALAAGSAGALNCVFDADIDAVMRRTMDRPIPRGRISVTNATVFAVLLGVAGFALLYLLVNPLAAWLSLAGNVFYVAIYTMWLKRTTPLNIVIGGAAGAVPPLVGWAAVTHQIGAPALGLFALIFLWTPPHFWSLALMTETDYDKAHVPMMPNVAGDERTKREIIYYTILLVLASLVLYPLHVMGALYTAAAAVLGAIFLYDTIRTWKDGGTQWARRTFKFSLLYLALMCLVMVVDRIIA, from the coding sequence GTGAGCGCGATCGTCGATTATTTCGCGCTGGTCAAGCCGCGCATCATCGTACTCCTCTTGATCACGACGGCGGCAGCGATGATCATGGCGCAGCGCGGCGTTCCGCCGTTTGCCCTCGTCTTCTGGACCTTGCTCGGCGGCGCGCTGGCGGCCGGATCGGCCGGGGCGCTCAACTGCGTCTTCGACGCCGACATCGACGCGGTGATGCGGCGCACGATGGATCGCCCGATTCCGCGCGGCCGAATCTCGGTTACGAACGCAACGGTCTTTGCGGTCCTCCTGGGCGTCGCGGGGTTCGCGCTGCTCTATCTCCTGGTCAATCCGCTTGCCGCGTGGCTTTCGCTGGCCGGAAACGTCTTTTACGTTGCGATCTACACCATGTGGCTCAAGCGAACGACGCCGCTCAACATCGTCATCGGCGGTGCGGCCGGAGCCGTTCCGCCGCTCGTCGGGTGGGCCGCGGTAACGCATCAAATCGGCGCGCCCGCCCTGGGACTCTTCGCGCTGATCTTCCTCTGGACACCTCCGCACTTTTGGTCGCTCGCACTCATGACCGAGACGGATTATGACAAAGCGCACGTACCGATGATGCCGAACGTCGCGGGCGACGAGCGCACGAAACGCGAGATCATCTATTACACGATCCTCCTCGTTCTTGCTTCGCTCGTTCTTTATCCGCTGCACGTGATGGGCGCGCTCTACACGGCTGCCGCCGCGGTGCTCGGCGCGATCTTTCTCTACGACACGATCCGCACGTGGAAAGACGGCGGTACGCAGTGGGCGCGCCGTACCTTTAAATTCTCATTGCTCTACTTGGCGCTCATGTGCCTGGTGATGGTCGTCGATCGGATCATTGCGTAA
- the ctaD gene encoding cytochrome c oxidase subunit I — protein MSATAVHGGIADHIHPEPQGFVRRYIFSIDHKIIGIQYLITGFVFLILGGLLAEVIRTQLLHANGGFVSPDVYDEVYSMHGSTMVWLVVIPLLTGAFGNIIMPLQIGARDVAFPWLNMISFWIFPVAGLMLFSSFLIGAPVAGWTEYPPMSLQAGPGTSMWAAAIFLVGVSSTLTGINFLVTIYQMRAPGMTFTRMPLFVWGQFATAPLLMIATTALAAALAALFMERQFGVPFYDPTKGGSPIMWQHMFWFYSHPAVYIMILPAFGMISEIIPTFARKPIFGYKMIAFSSMAIALAGFMVWAHHMFTSGLAPYLQLPFMILTFTIAIPTGVKIFSWTATLWGGRIHFTTAMLFAVGFVALFTLGGITGVFLAAVPFDLHVHGTYFVVAHLHYVLVGGSLMGIFAGTYFYFPKMSGRLMNEHLGKWHFWLFVIGFNGTFLPLHWVGMLGMPRRVPEYDPQFQFWNDVASISSYVMTFAILLFFINIVWSIRNGKKSGPNPWGGRTLDWQIPSPPNYYNFKHIPTVYGLPYNFGQPLPYRGLEEELTDTPPVTAGAH, from the coding sequence ATGTCAGCAACAGCGGTGCACGGCGGAATTGCCGACCATATCCATCCTGAGCCGCAGGGGTTCGTCCGGCGGTACATCTTCTCGATCGATCACAAGATCATCGGAATTCAGTACCTGATCACGGGCTTCGTTTTCTTGATTCTCGGCGGTCTGCTCGCCGAGGTGATTCGCACGCAACTGCTGCACGCCAACGGCGGCTTCGTCAGCCCCGACGTCTACGACGAAGTCTACTCGATGCACGGCTCGACGATGGTCTGGCTCGTCGTTATTCCGCTGCTCACGGGCGCCTTCGGCAACATCATCATGCCGCTTCAGATCGGTGCGCGCGACGTCGCGTTCCCCTGGCTCAACATGATCAGCTTCTGGATCTTCCCGGTCGCGGGCTTGATGCTGTTCTCGTCGTTTCTGATCGGCGCACCGGTCGCGGGATGGACCGAGTATCCGCCGATGTCGCTGCAGGCCGGCCCCGGCACCTCGATGTGGGCGGCAGCAATCTTCTTAGTCGGGGTGAGCTCGACGCTGACCGGTATCAACTTCCTGGTGACGATCTACCAGATGCGCGCGCCGGGCATGACCTTCACCCGCATGCCGCTTTTCGTCTGGGGACAATTCGCGACCGCGCCCCTGCTGATGATCGCGACGACGGCGCTCGCGGCAGCGCTCGCGGCGCTCTTCATGGAACGCCAATTCGGCGTGCCGTTCTACGATCCGACCAAAGGCGGAAGCCCGATCATGTGGCAGCATATGTTCTGGTTCTATTCGCACCCGGCCGTCTATATCATGATCCTACCCGCGTTCGGCATGATCTCGGAGATCATCCCGACCTTCGCCCGCAAACCGATCTTCGGCTACAAGATGATCGCGTTTTCTTCGATGGCGATCGCGCTAGCCGGTTTCATGGTTTGGGCCCACCACATGTTCACCTCGGGTCTGGCGCCGTATCTCCAGTTGCCCTTCATGATTCTCACCTTCACGATCGCGATTCCGACCGGCGTAAAGATCTTCTCGTGGACGGCGACCCTGTGGGGCGGCAGGATTCACTTCACGACCGCGATGCTGTTCGCGGTCGGGTTCGTCGCGCTCTTCACGCTGGGCGGCATCACCGGCGTCTTCTTGGCCGCGGTGCCGTTCGATCTCCACGTGCACGGCACGTACTTCGTGGTCGCGCATCTGCACTACGTCCTGGTCGGCGGCTCGCTGATGGGCATCTTCGCCGGCACCTACTTCTACTTCCCGAAGATGAGCGGGCGCCTCATGAACGAGCACCTCGGCAAATGGCACTTCTGGCTGTTCGTCATCGGCTTCAACGGGACGTTCCTACCGTTGCACTGGGTCGGGATGCTCGGCATGCCGCGGCGCGTGCCCGAGTACGATCCGCAATTCCAGTTCTGGAACGACGTTGCGTCGATCTCGTCGTACGTGATGACGTTCGCGATCTTGCTCTTCTTCATCAATATCGTATGGAGCATTCGCAACGGCAAGAAATCCGGTCCGAATCCGTGGGGCGGCCGTACGCTCGACTGGCAAATTCCTTCGCCGCCGAACTACTACAATTTCAAGCACATCCCGACCGTCTACGGCTTGCCGTACAACTTCGGACAGCCGCTGCCGTATAGGGGACTCGAGGAAGAACTCACCGACACGCCGCCGGTCACGGCGGGAGCGCACTGA
- a CDS encoding cytochrome c oxidase subunit 3 gives MAVATLSHGAAAEHGTADQLYVETRQLRLMGFLLFLVSDCVLFSSFIFAYLYMRNSGQGWPPPGISRLDVAFASLNSVVLFGSGATMHYALENWKHNNFGRYAFFIIATIILGVGFLSGQAYEYTHLIFQDHVTWAGSGIFGASFFTLTGMHGFHVSVGVAYLIILFLQSVHGVYDKDRYFGLTAGTLYWHFVDVIWVVLFSIFYLI, from the coding sequence ATGGCAGTAGCGACTCTCTCGCACGGCGCGGCAGCCGAGCATGGAACCGCGGATCAGCTCTACGTCGAGACGCGCCAGCTGCGTCTGATGGGCTTTCTCCTCTTCCTCGTTTCGGACTGCGTCCTGTTCTCGTCGTTCATCTTTGCGTATCTCTACATGCGCAACAGCGGTCAGGGCTGGCCGCCGCCCGGCATCAGCCGTCTCGATGTGGCGTTCGCCTCGCTCAACTCGGTCGTACTCTTCGGTTCGGGCGCGACGATGCACTACGCGCTCGAGAATTGGAAGCACAACAACTTCGGGCGTTATGCGTTCTTCATAATCGCAACGATCATTCTCGGCGTCGGCTTCCTCAGCGGTCAGGCGTACGAGTACACGCATCTGATCTTTCAGGATCACGTCACGTGGGCGGGCAGTGGGATTTTCGGCGCGTCGTTCTTCACGCTGACCGGCATGCACGGTTTTCACGTGTCCGTCGGCGTGGCTTACCTGATCATCCTCTTCTTGCAATCGGTTCACGGCGTCTACGACAAGGACCGGTATTTCGGCCTTACCGCCGGCACGCTCTACTGGCACTTCGTCGACGTGATCTGGGTTGTACTGTTTTCCATCTTTTACCTTATATAG
- a CDS encoding MFS transporter: MRNNRPFLLTLALGVFAGALDLGVLSPALPAIGREFGVPTGDLAWIFTLYLLVTVASIAIASSLADRLGRRTVYAACIGLFALGSIVAVTAPNYGMLLFARVLQALGAGGIFPVATAAIGDVVEPERRGAALGLVAATWGLAAIIGPTFGGIVTHFISWRAIFALNFPLAAIVLVLAYRYVPNNAPRRRGPLDGLGLTLLCIGLLLLMDGLITARALNAVLGAGALAAFAWWERNAEFPIVPPSLFTPQLAKTYILEIAIGVLEGSLFFIPTVIVGAQGLSYAAAGLIAALGALMFVIVIPVSGRALDRLGSRDVLLAGGLLTELGLALFAVGFHSLALTIVSMIVAGCGFGALLGAPTRYIVTGEVDEASRATAVGLLSQALIVGQILGGSLAGGVIGLATNELHGYRDAYLCFCGVALVALAIAATLKPRNQERGTPLKKQSALPIQ; this comes from the coding sequence TTGCGTAACAATCGTCCGTTCCTGCTGACACTCGCGCTGGGGGTCTTCGCCGGAGCGCTCGACCTCGGCGTTCTCTCCCCCGCCCTGCCCGCGATCGGGCGCGAATTCGGCGTCCCGACCGGCGACCTGGCCTGGATTTTCACGCTGTATCTGCTGGTGACGGTTGCGTCGATTGCGATCGCGAGCAGCTTGGCCGATCGCTTAGGACGGCGCACCGTTTACGCGGCGTGCATCGGCCTTTTTGCGCTCGGCAGCATCGTGGCGGTGACGGCACCGAATTACGGCATGCTGCTCTTTGCGCGCGTGCTGCAGGCGCTCGGCGCGGGCGGCATCTTTCCGGTCGCGACCGCGGCAATCGGCGACGTGGTCGAACCCGAGCGGCGTGGGGCCGCACTCGGCTTGGTTGCCGCCACGTGGGGATTGGCCGCGATCATCGGCCCCACGTTCGGTGGTATCGTGACGCATTTCATTTCGTGGCGCGCGATCTTCGCGCTCAACTTTCCGCTCGCGGCGATCGTGCTCGTTCTCGCGTATCGCTACGTCCCGAACAATGCGCCGCGCCGGCGCGGGCCGCTCGACGGCCTCGGCCTTACGCTGCTCTGCATCGGGCTGCTGTTGTTGATGGACGGCCTGATCACCGCACGCGCGCTCAACGCCGTGCTCGGTGCCGGCGCGCTGGCCGCCTTCGCGTGGTGGGAACGCAACGCCGAGTTTCCGATCGTTCCGCCCTCCCTCTTCACGCCGCAACTTGCGAAGACGTATATTCTGGAGATCGCGATCGGCGTGCTCGAAGGCTCGCTTTTCTTCATTCCAACCGTGATCGTCGGCGCGCAGGGGCTGTCGTATGCCGCCGCGGGATTGATCGCCGCGCTCGGCGCGCTGATGTTCGTCATCGTCATCCCCGTCTCAGGCCGCGCGCTCGATCGCCTCGGAAGTCGCGACGTGTTGCTTGCGGGCGGGTTGTTGACGGAGCTGGGCCTCGCGCTCTTCGCGGTCGGGTTCCACTCGCTTGCACTCACGATCGTTTCGATGATCGTCGCGGGATGCGGCTTCGGTGCGCTGCTCGGCGCTCCGACGCGCTACATCGTGACCGGTGAGGTCGACGAGGCCTCGCGCGCGACCGCTGTCGGGCTCTTGAGCCAAGCGCTGATCGTGGGACAAATTCTCGGCGGATCGCTGGCCGGCGGGGTGATCGGACTCGCGACGAACGAGCTGCACGGCTATCGCGACGCGTACCTGTGCTTTTGCGGCGTTGCCCTGGTGGCGTTGGCCATCGCCGCCACCCTCAAACCCCGCAATCAAGAACGCGGGACTCCGCTCAAGAAGCAATCGGCGCTCCCCATCCAATAG
- a CDS encoding COX15/CtaA family protein yields the protein MKTLRRLSAASVVVALGTVLLGSWTRINGAGMTCPDWPLCHGMLIPSMGGGTIWEWMHRLFAFSVAPLVLAVMIAAWRVRDRARYVTPTLGVIGALFVVQCLLGAATVHLANSPISVVSHWATAMAFIAALCAMMLFAGNPDDAQPPASASHAEIALVGILAGTTLVTFVTMCIGAYVSSSGDGLACLSIPGCAGTIVVYTQGQYVQMLHRAIAAATLLCAVSSFAFAWMRPVSVRVRIAVTTGLGLVFVQIVLGLLNVVLRLPMDLREAHAFNAALLFLAFVIATLLAALDARELRLESSRTPT from the coding sequence ATGAAGACCCTGCGACGTCTATCGGCCGCGTCGGTGGTCGTTGCGCTGGGCACGGTGTTGCTCGGTAGCTGGACCCGTATCAACGGCGCCGGCATGACCTGTCCCGACTGGCCGCTCTGCCACGGGATGCTCATTCCATCGATGGGCGGCGGAACGATCTGGGAGTGGATGCACCGTCTGTTCGCGTTCAGCGTCGCTCCGCTGGTGCTCGCGGTCATGATCGCCGCCTGGCGCGTGCGCGACCGAGCCCGCTACGTCACCCCGACGCTCGGCGTCATCGGTGCGCTTTTCGTCGTGCAGTGCTTGCTCGGTGCGGCAACGGTGCATCTGGCAAACAGCCCGATCTCGGTCGTATCGCACTGGGCGACGGCGATGGCATTCATCGCCGCGCTCTGCGCGATGATGCTCTTCGCCGGAAATCCCGATGATGCGCAACCGCCTGCGTCGGCTTCGCACGCCGAAATCGCGCTCGTCGGTATCCTGGCAGGCACCACGCTGGTGACCTTCGTCACCATGTGCATCGGCGCGTACGTCAGTTCGAGCGGTGACGGTCTTGCCTGCCTTTCGATTCCGGGATGCGCGGGAACCATTGTCGTATACACGCAAGGACAGTACGTTCAAATGTTGCATCGCGCGATTGCCGCCGCTACTCTACTCTGTGCCGTTTCCAGCTTCGCGTTTGCGTGGATGCGGCCGGTTTCGGTGCGCGTCCGGATCGCCGTCACCACCGGCTTGGGTTTGGTATTCGTACAAATCGTTCTCGGCCTGCTCAACGTGGTGCTGCGCTTGCCGATGGATCTTCGCGAAGCACATGCGTTTAACGCCGCACTGCTCTTTCTCGCCTTCGTGATTGCGACGCTGCTCGCGGCGCTCGACGCGCGCGAGCTCCGCCTCGAGTCGAGCCGCACGCCGACGTGA